A window of the Cannabis sativa cultivar Pink pepper isolate KNU-18-1 chromosome X, ASM2916894v1, whole genome shotgun sequence genome harbors these coding sequences:
- the LOC115698731 gene encoding UDP-sugar pyrophosphorylase isoform X2, whose translation MASTAQALTNLHITGDFESSAPNLQKNLHLLSPHQVELAKTLLELGQTHLFKHWAEPGVDDDEKRAFFDQVTLLNENYPGGLDSYIKTARELLADSKAGKNPFDGFTPSVPEGDILTFGDDNFIRFEETGVREVQNAAFVLVAGGLGERLGYNGIKVALPRETSTGTCFLQHYIESVLALEEASYGLTQGEGKKKIPFVIMTSDDTHSRTLQLLESNSYFGMEPTQVMLLKQEKVACLDDNEARLAVDPHNKYRIQTKPHGHGDVHSLLFSSGLLNVWRAAGLRWVLFFQDTNGLLFNAIPAAIGVSATRQYHVNSLTVPRKAKEAIGGITRLTHVDGRTMVINVEYNQLDPLLRATGHPDGDVNCETGYSPYPGNINQLILELGPYIEELTKTKGGIKEFVNPKYKDASKTSFKSSTRLECMMQDYPKTLPPTARVGFTVMDAWFAYAPVKNNPEDAAKVPKGNPYHSATSGEMAVYRANSLILRKAGVQIADPVPEVFNGQEVEVWSRITWKPQWGLTFSDIKKKVGGSCSISQRSTMIIKGCNVIVEDLSLDGALVIDAAKNSEVKVGGSVQNKGWTIEKVDHNDTSVAEELRIRGFRIKRIQQLETVGLPNSS comes from the exons ATGGCTTCCACCGCTCAAGCTCTTACCAACCTCCATATCACTGGTGATTTCGAATCTTCTGCGCCTAATCTTCAGAAGAATCTCCACCTTCTTTCTCCTCACCAG GTTGAGCTTGCCAAGACGTTGTTGGAGTTGGGACAGACTCATTTGTTCAAGCATTGGGCGGAACCAGGGGTTGATGACGATGAAAAGAGAGCTTTCTTTGATCAG GTGACTCTGCTTAATGAAAACTACCCTGGTGGCTTGGATTCATATATTAAAACAGCTAGAGAACTATTAGCAGATTCAAAAGCTGGGAAGAACCCATTTGATGGCTTCACACCTTCA GTTCCGGAAGGTGATATCTTAACATTTGGTGATGATAACTTCATTAGATTTGAGGAAACAGGTGTTAGGGAAGTTCAGAATGCGGCCTTTGTTCTTGTTGCTGGTGGTCTCGGGGAACGTTTAGGCTACAATGGAATTAAG GTGGCTCTTCCAAGAGAGACTTCGACAGGAACTTGCTTTTTACAACATTACATTGAATCTGTTTTGGCTCTCGAAGAAGCTAGCTATGGCCTCACACAAG GAGAAGGTAAAAAAAAGATTCCTTTTGTAATAATGACATCAGATGACACACATTCTCGCACTCTGCAACTTTTAGAATCAAATTCTTATTTTGGCATGGAGCCTACACAAGTAATGCTTCTGAAGCAG GAAAAAGTTGCATGCTTAGATGATAATGAAGCCAGGCTTGCTGTGGATCCACATAACAAGTACAGGATTCAG ACTAAACCCCATGGTCATGGTGATGTGCATTCCCTTTTGTTTTCTAGTGGCCTACTTAACGTTTG GCGTGCTGCTGGTTTGAGATGGGTTCTATTTTTTCAAGATACAAATGGGCTTCTTTTCAAT GCAATTCCAGCAGCAATAGGTGTCAGTGCTACCAGACAATATCATGTTAACTCCCTCACTGTTCCTCGCAAAGCAAAAGAAGCCATAGGCGGGATTACCCGGCTTACTCATGTTGACG GGAGGACAATGGTCATAAATGTggaatacaaccaacttgatcCTCTACTTAGAGCTACTGGACATCCTGATGGAGATGTGAACTGCGAGACTGGCTATTCTCCTTACCCGGGAAATATAAACCAA TTGATTTTGGAACTTGGTCCTTATATTGAGGAGCTCACAAAAACCAAAGGTGGAATAAAGGAGTTCGTGAACCCAAA GTATAAAGATGCCAGCAAAACTTCATTTAAATCTTCAACGCGACTGGAGTGCATGATGCAGGATTATCCAAAAACCCTGCCTCCAACAGCTAGGGTTGGATTTAcg GTAATGGATGCATGGTTTGCATATGCACCCGTGAAGAACAACCCCGAGGATGCTGCTAAG GTACCAAAGGGAAATCCATATCATAGTGCCACTTCTGGAGAAATGGCCGTCTATCGTGCAAACAGCCTCATCCTTAGAAAG GCTGGAGTCCAAATAGCTGATCCGGTACCAGAGGTCTTTAATGGACAGGAAGTTGAAGTGTGGTCACGTATCACATGGAAGCCTCAATGGGGTCTCACGTTTTCTGATATAAAAAAGAAAGTTGGTGGTAGTTGTTCAATTTCTCAAAGGTCTACTATGATTATTAAGGGCTGCAACGTAATTGTGGAAGATCTATCCTTGGATGGTGCTCTTGTCATTGATGCCGCCAAAAATTCAGAG GTAAAAGTAGGGGGTTCGGTACAAAACAAGGGTTGGACCATTGAAAAGGTGGATCATAATGATACTTCTGTAGCTGAGGAATTAAGAATAAGAGGTTTCAGAATCAAAAGAATCCAACAGCTCGAAACAGTTGGCTTGCCAAATTCATCTTGA
- the LOC115698731 gene encoding UDP-sugar pyrophosphorylase isoform X3, producing the protein MASTAQALTNLHITGDFESSAPNLQKNLHLLSPHQVELAKTLLELGQTHLFKHWAEPGVDDDEKRAFFDQVTLLNENYPGGLDSYIKTARELLADSKAGKNPFDGFTPSVPEGDILTFGDDNFIRFEETGVREVQNAAFVLVAGGLGERLGYNGIKVALPRETSTGTCFLQHYIESVLALEEASYGLTQGEGKKKIPFVIMTSDDTHSRTLQLLESNSYFGMEPTQVMLLKQEKVACLDDNEARLAVDPHNKYRIQTKPHGHGDVHSLLFSSGLLNVWRAAGLRWVLFFQDTNGLLFNAIPAAIGVSATRQYHVNSLTVPRKAKEAIGGITRLTHVDGRTMVINVEYNQLDPLLRATGHPDGDVNCETGYSPYPGNINQLILELGPYIEELTKTKGGIKEFVNPKYKDASKTSFKSSTRLECMMQDYPKTLPPTARVGFTVMDAWFAYAPVKNNPEDAAKVPKGNPYHSATSGEMAVYRANSLILRKAGVQIADPVPEVFNGQEVEVWSRITWKPQWGLTFSDIKKKVGGSCSISQRSTMIIKGCNVIVEDLSLDGALVIDAAKNSEESQANDIPNVLKLAYFDGF; encoded by the exons ATGGCTTCCACCGCTCAAGCTCTTACCAACCTCCATATCACTGGTGATTTCGAATCTTCTGCGCCTAATCTTCAGAAGAATCTCCACCTTCTTTCTCCTCACCAG GTTGAGCTTGCCAAGACGTTGTTGGAGTTGGGACAGACTCATTTGTTCAAGCATTGGGCGGAACCAGGGGTTGATGACGATGAAAAGAGAGCTTTCTTTGATCAG GTGACTCTGCTTAATGAAAACTACCCTGGTGGCTTGGATTCATATATTAAAACAGCTAGAGAACTATTAGCAGATTCAAAAGCTGGGAAGAACCCATTTGATGGCTTCACACCTTCA GTTCCGGAAGGTGATATCTTAACATTTGGTGATGATAACTTCATTAGATTTGAGGAAACAGGTGTTAGGGAAGTTCAGAATGCGGCCTTTGTTCTTGTTGCTGGTGGTCTCGGGGAACGTTTAGGCTACAATGGAATTAAG GTGGCTCTTCCAAGAGAGACTTCGACAGGAACTTGCTTTTTACAACATTACATTGAATCTGTTTTGGCTCTCGAAGAAGCTAGCTATGGCCTCACACAAG GAGAAGGTAAAAAAAAGATTCCTTTTGTAATAATGACATCAGATGACACACATTCTCGCACTCTGCAACTTTTAGAATCAAATTCTTATTTTGGCATGGAGCCTACACAAGTAATGCTTCTGAAGCAG GAAAAAGTTGCATGCTTAGATGATAATGAAGCCAGGCTTGCTGTGGATCCACATAACAAGTACAGGATTCAG ACTAAACCCCATGGTCATGGTGATGTGCATTCCCTTTTGTTTTCTAGTGGCCTACTTAACGTTTG GCGTGCTGCTGGTTTGAGATGGGTTCTATTTTTTCAAGATACAAATGGGCTTCTTTTCAAT GCAATTCCAGCAGCAATAGGTGTCAGTGCTACCAGACAATATCATGTTAACTCCCTCACTGTTCCTCGCAAAGCAAAAGAAGCCATAGGCGGGATTACCCGGCTTACTCATGTTGACG GGAGGACAATGGTCATAAATGTggaatacaaccaacttgatcCTCTACTTAGAGCTACTGGACATCCTGATGGAGATGTGAACTGCGAGACTGGCTATTCTCCTTACCCGGGAAATATAAACCAA TTGATTTTGGAACTTGGTCCTTATATTGAGGAGCTCACAAAAACCAAAGGTGGAATAAAGGAGTTCGTGAACCCAAA GTATAAAGATGCCAGCAAAACTTCATTTAAATCTTCAACGCGACTGGAGTGCATGATGCAGGATTATCCAAAAACCCTGCCTCCAACAGCTAGGGTTGGATTTAcg GTAATGGATGCATGGTTTGCATATGCACCCGTGAAGAACAACCCCGAGGATGCTGCTAAG GTACCAAAGGGAAATCCATATCATAGTGCCACTTCTGGAGAAATGGCCGTCTATCGTGCAAACAGCCTCATCCTTAGAAAG GCTGGAGTCCAAATAGCTGATCCGGTACCAGAGGTCTTTAATGGACAGGAAGTTGAAGTGTGGTCACGTATCACATGGAAGCCTCAATGGGGTCTCACGTTTTCTGATATAAAAAAGAAAGTTGGTGGTAGTTGTTCAATTTCTCAAAGGTCTACTATGATTATTAAGGGCTGCAACGTAATTGTGGAAGATCTATCCTTGGATGGTGCTCTTGTCATTGATGCCGCCAAAAATTCAGAG GAAAGCCAGGCAAATGATATCCCAAATGTGTTGAAACTGGCTTATTTTGATGGTTTTTAA
- the LOC115698731 gene encoding UDP-sugar pyrophosphorylase isoform X1 — MASTAQALTNLHITGDFESSAPNLQKNLHLLSPHQVELAKTLLELGQTHLFKHWAEPGVDDDEKRAFFDQVTLLNENYPGGLDSYIKTARELLADSKAGKNPFDGFTPSVPEGDILTFGDDNFIRFEETGVREVQNAAFVLVAGGLGERLGYNGIKVALPRETSTGTCFLQHYIESVLALEEASYGLTQGEGKKKIPFVIMTSDDTHSRTLQLLESNSYFGMEPTQVMLLKQEKVACLDDNEARLAVDPHNKYRIQTKPHGHGDVHSLLFSSGLLNVWRAAGLRWVLFFQDTNGLLFNAIPAAIGVSATRQYHVNSLTVPRKAKEAIGGITRLTHVDGRTMVINVEYNQLDPLLRATGHPDGDVNCETGYSPYPGNINQLILELGPYIEELTKTKGGIKEFVNPKYKDASKTSFKSSTRLECMMQDYPKTLPPTARVGFTVMDAWFAYAPVKNNPEDAAKVPKGNPYHSATSGEMAVYRANSLILRKAGVQIADPVPEVFNGQEVEVWSRITWKPQWGLTFSDIKKKVGGSCSISQRSTMIIKGCNVIVEDLSLDGALVIDAAKNSEVVGEKMTCEIRLVACLISRRRKVKVGGSVQNKGWTIEKVDHNDTSVAEELRIRGFRIKRIQQLETVGLPNSS; from the exons ATGGCTTCCACCGCTCAAGCTCTTACCAACCTCCATATCACTGGTGATTTCGAATCTTCTGCGCCTAATCTTCAGAAGAATCTCCACCTTCTTTCTCCTCACCAG GTTGAGCTTGCCAAGACGTTGTTGGAGTTGGGACAGACTCATTTGTTCAAGCATTGGGCGGAACCAGGGGTTGATGACGATGAAAAGAGAGCTTTCTTTGATCAG GTGACTCTGCTTAATGAAAACTACCCTGGTGGCTTGGATTCATATATTAAAACAGCTAGAGAACTATTAGCAGATTCAAAAGCTGGGAAGAACCCATTTGATGGCTTCACACCTTCA GTTCCGGAAGGTGATATCTTAACATTTGGTGATGATAACTTCATTAGATTTGAGGAAACAGGTGTTAGGGAAGTTCAGAATGCGGCCTTTGTTCTTGTTGCTGGTGGTCTCGGGGAACGTTTAGGCTACAATGGAATTAAG GTGGCTCTTCCAAGAGAGACTTCGACAGGAACTTGCTTTTTACAACATTACATTGAATCTGTTTTGGCTCTCGAAGAAGCTAGCTATGGCCTCACACAAG GAGAAGGTAAAAAAAAGATTCCTTTTGTAATAATGACATCAGATGACACACATTCTCGCACTCTGCAACTTTTAGAATCAAATTCTTATTTTGGCATGGAGCCTACACAAGTAATGCTTCTGAAGCAG GAAAAAGTTGCATGCTTAGATGATAATGAAGCCAGGCTTGCTGTGGATCCACATAACAAGTACAGGATTCAG ACTAAACCCCATGGTCATGGTGATGTGCATTCCCTTTTGTTTTCTAGTGGCCTACTTAACGTTTG GCGTGCTGCTGGTTTGAGATGGGTTCTATTTTTTCAAGATACAAATGGGCTTCTTTTCAAT GCAATTCCAGCAGCAATAGGTGTCAGTGCTACCAGACAATATCATGTTAACTCCCTCACTGTTCCTCGCAAAGCAAAAGAAGCCATAGGCGGGATTACCCGGCTTACTCATGTTGACG GGAGGACAATGGTCATAAATGTggaatacaaccaacttgatcCTCTACTTAGAGCTACTGGACATCCTGATGGAGATGTGAACTGCGAGACTGGCTATTCTCCTTACCCGGGAAATATAAACCAA TTGATTTTGGAACTTGGTCCTTATATTGAGGAGCTCACAAAAACCAAAGGTGGAATAAAGGAGTTCGTGAACCCAAA GTATAAAGATGCCAGCAAAACTTCATTTAAATCTTCAACGCGACTGGAGTGCATGATGCAGGATTATCCAAAAACCCTGCCTCCAACAGCTAGGGTTGGATTTAcg GTAATGGATGCATGGTTTGCATATGCACCCGTGAAGAACAACCCCGAGGATGCTGCTAAG GTACCAAAGGGAAATCCATATCATAGTGCCACTTCTGGAGAAATGGCCGTCTATCGTGCAAACAGCCTCATCCTTAGAAAG GCTGGAGTCCAAATAGCTGATCCGGTACCAGAGGTCTTTAATGGACAGGAAGTTGAAGTGTGGTCACGTATCACATGGAAGCCTCAATGGGGTCTCACGTTTTCTGATATAAAAAAGAAAGTTGGTGGTAGTTGTTCAATTTCTCAAAGGTCTACTATGATTATTAAGGGCTGCAACGTAATTGTGGAAGATCTATCCTTGGATGGTGCTCTTGTCATTGATGCCGCCAAAAATTCAGAG GTTGTTGGTGAAAAAATGACGTGTGAGATTAGGTTGGTTGCATGCCTAATCTCAAGGAGAAGAAAG GTAAAAGTAGGGGGTTCGGTACAAAACAAGGGTTGGACCATTGAAAAGGTGGATCATAATGATACTTCTGTAGCTGAGGAATTAAGAATAAGAGGTTTCAGAATCAAAAGAATCCAACAGCTCGAAACAGTTGGCTTGCCAAATTCATCTTGA
- the LOC115698742 gene encoding probable calcium-binding protein CML44 has translation MSPLSTYDLKRIFQKLDKNGDDLVSLEELSWLLERINNGSVHHQFSKTELESLVGKSSLNFDEFLFFYESISSKHNDEIDDEVEEIIISDLVKAFKVFDQNDDGFISCEELQSVLIRLGLMEENSTDKDCKTMINAFDANSDGQLDFEEFKTMMLLTITS, from the coding sequence atgtcTCCCTTAAGCACCTACGACTTAAAGAGGATCTTCCAAAAGCTTGACAAGAATGGCGATGACCTAGTTAGCCTTGAGGAATTGAGTTGGCTTCTGGAGAGGATTAATAATGGTAGTGTTCATCATCAGTTTAGCAAGACAGAACTTGAGTCCTTGGTTGGAAAATCAAGCCTCAACTTTGATGAGTTCTTGTTCTTCTACGAATCCATATCATCAAAACATAATGATGAAATTGATGATGAGGTTGAAGAGATCATTATTAGTGACCTTGTTAAGGCGTTCAAGGTGTTTGATCAAAACGACGACGGATTCATCTCTTGTGAAGAGCTTCAAAGCGTACTAATAAGATTAGGTTTGATGGAAGAAAACAGTACTGACAAAGATTGCAAGACTATGATTAATGCCTTCGACGCCAATTCCGACGGCCAGCTTGATTTTGAAGAGTTCAAAACCATGATGTTGCTTACCATTACTTCTTAA